Proteins encoded together in one Camelina sativa cultivar DH55 chromosome 9, Cs, whole genome shotgun sequence window:
- the LOC104712333 gene encoding pre-mRNA-splicing factor 38B-like isoform X1, protein MDTELNSPPHHDDGDGDTTAAFRKPSNDGASRKYRRRALADDGSSSSDGSPERSQNQSSNSKHSKGDIRKVSEPVHSWKEDRRESDRSRYGRGDSHRDERYSRDDDNYGSKREEYSRYERDAPRSSRDSRGGRLIDRTGVETEHSRSRNDSHRHSLHKYSNSGYRGNSNDKVEDLSSRWRYADSRVDDKEKGFVRGRELEEEKRDKGFVRGRELQEEKREKGFVRGRDLQDEKRDSRWSFGDRRSRDERKEHDNPEISREKGVHVKSPRDRPDGKCLATENRDTHSKKLKGFSSEKFTHGSSNEEKQTSIITPSPGDVDAAKVAAMQAAELVNKNLVGTGYLTTDQKKKLLWGKKKSTAAEETAHRWDSASALIGDPERQEKFNKLMSLRLRWCIIVGCESEYGKPRAEPKRSGGGEAERVADGFREAVHSGIKEERWTNRRVRSLNLFGKLFSYSFLLRRNLLVSPFCCTLLLLLKPLAMDIAMCVRIKFSLQLLILSLKSFFTNAYSLPFLSYKFFSCTQNQTSFYHLI, encoded by the exons ATGGATACAGAACTGAATTCACCTCCGCAtcatgatgatggtgatggtgacaCGACGGCTGCTTTTCGAAAGCCTTCTAATGACGGGGCTAGTAGAAAATATCGCCGCCGAGCTTTAGCTGACGATGGCTCTTCTTCATCTGATG GAAGTCCTGAACGTAGTCAGAATCAGAGTTCTAATTCGAAGCATTCTAAAGGAGATATTAGGAAAGTTTCTGAACCAGTTCATTCGTGGAAAGAGGATAGGCGTGAATCTGATCGCAGTCGCTATGGTAGAGGTGATTCACACAGAGATGAGAGGTACTCTAGGGATGATGATAACTATGGTTCTAAGCGTGAGGAGTACAGCAGATATGAGCGGGATGCACCTCGGTCTAGCCGTGATTCAAGGGGTGGCCGTCTTATTGACCGTACAGGAGTAGAGACTGAACATAGCAGGTCAAGAAATGATTCACACAGACATTCTCTTCATAAGTATAGCAACTCTGGATATAGAGGCAATAGCAACGATAAAGTTGAAGATTTGTCATCTCGTTGGAGATACGCAGACTCAAGAGTGGATGATAAAGAGAAGGGTTTCGTGCGGGGGAGAGAattggaagaagagaaaagagataaGGGTTTCGTGCGGGGGAGAGAAttgcaagaagagaaaagagagaagggttTCGTGCGGGGAAGAGATCTTCAAGACGAGAAAAGAGACTCCCGCTGGAGTTTTGGTGACCGTCGTTCCCGTGATGAAAGAAAGGAACATGACAACCCTGAGATTAGCAGGGAGAAGGGTGTTCATGTCAAATCTCCAAGAGACCGTCCTGATGGGAAATGTTTGGCAACTGAGAATCGGGATACGCATTCTAAGAAACTGAAGGGGTTCAGTTCAGAGAAGTTTACTCATGGCAGTAGTAATG AAGAGAAGCAGACATCAATCATAACGCCTTCCCCTGGTGATGTTGATGCTGCCAAAGTTGCAGCTATGCAGGCTGCTGAATTAG TGAACAAAAACCTTGTTGGAACGGGTTACCTGACAACAgatcaaaagaagaagttattgtggggaaagaagaaaagcacAGCAGCAGAAGAG ACTGCTCATCGTTGGGATAGTGCTAGTGCGCTAATTGGTGACCCTGAACGACAAGAAAAGTTCAACAAACTTATG AGTCTGAGGTTGCGTTGGTGCATCATTGTAGGGTGTGAAAGCGAGTACGGTAAACCAAGAGCAGAACCTAAGCGAAGTGGAGGTGGAGAAGCAGAAAGAGTTGCAGATGGATTTAGAGAAGCAGTACACAGCGGGATTAAGGAGGAGAGATGGACGAACCGTAGGGTTAGGTCTTtgaacctctttggtaaactaTTCTCGTACTCTTTTCTCCTCAGAAGGAATCTTCTGGTATCTCCTTTTTGTTGTACTCTACTACTCTTGTTGAAGCCCTTAGCTATGGATATCGCCATGTGTGTAAGAATTAAGTTCAGTCTCCAgcttttgattttgagtttaaaatcttttttcaCCAACGCATATTCTCTACCTTTTTTGTCGTACAAGTTTTTTTCCTgtactcaaaatcaaacaagtttttatcatttaatttaa
- the LOC104712333 gene encoding pre-mRNA-splicing factor 38B-like isoform X2, with amino-acid sequence MDTELNSPPHHDDGDGDTTAAFRKPSNDGASRKYRRRALADDGSSSSDGSPERSQNQSSNSKHSKGDIRKVSEPVHSWKEDRRESDRSRYGRGDSHRDERYSRDDDNYGSKREEYSRYERDAPRSSRDSRGGRLIDRTGVETEHSRSRNDSHRHSLHKYSNSGYRGNSNDKVEDLSSRWRYADSRVDDKEKGFVRGRELEEEKRDKGFVRGRELQEEKREKGFVRGRDLQDEKRDSRWSFGDRRSRDERKEHDNPEISREKGVHVKSPRDRPDGKCLATENRDTHSKKLKGFSSEKFTHGSSNEEKQTSIITPSPGDVDAAKVAAMQAAELVNKNLVGTGYLTTDQKKKLLWGKKKSTAAEETAHRWDSASALIGDPERQEKFNKLMGVKASTVNQEQNLSEVEVEKQKELQMDLEKQYTAGLRRRDGRTVGLGL; translated from the exons ATGGATACAGAACTGAATTCACCTCCGCAtcatgatgatggtgatggtgacaCGACGGCTGCTTTTCGAAAGCCTTCTAATGACGGGGCTAGTAGAAAATATCGCCGCCGAGCTTTAGCTGACGATGGCTCTTCTTCATCTGATG GAAGTCCTGAACGTAGTCAGAATCAGAGTTCTAATTCGAAGCATTCTAAAGGAGATATTAGGAAAGTTTCTGAACCAGTTCATTCGTGGAAAGAGGATAGGCGTGAATCTGATCGCAGTCGCTATGGTAGAGGTGATTCACACAGAGATGAGAGGTACTCTAGGGATGATGATAACTATGGTTCTAAGCGTGAGGAGTACAGCAGATATGAGCGGGATGCACCTCGGTCTAGCCGTGATTCAAGGGGTGGCCGTCTTATTGACCGTACAGGAGTAGAGACTGAACATAGCAGGTCAAGAAATGATTCACACAGACATTCTCTTCATAAGTATAGCAACTCTGGATATAGAGGCAATAGCAACGATAAAGTTGAAGATTTGTCATCTCGTTGGAGATACGCAGACTCAAGAGTGGATGATAAAGAGAAGGGTTTCGTGCGGGGGAGAGAattggaagaagagaaaagagataaGGGTTTCGTGCGGGGGAGAGAAttgcaagaagagaaaagagagaagggttTCGTGCGGGGAAGAGATCTTCAAGACGAGAAAAGAGACTCCCGCTGGAGTTTTGGTGACCGTCGTTCCCGTGATGAAAGAAAGGAACATGACAACCCTGAGATTAGCAGGGAGAAGGGTGTTCATGTCAAATCTCCAAGAGACCGTCCTGATGGGAAATGTTTGGCAACTGAGAATCGGGATACGCATTCTAAGAAACTGAAGGGGTTCAGTTCAGAGAAGTTTACTCATGGCAGTAGTAATG AAGAGAAGCAGACATCAATCATAACGCCTTCCCCTGGTGATGTTGATGCTGCCAAAGTTGCAGCTATGCAGGCTGCTGAATTAG TGAACAAAAACCTTGTTGGAACGGGTTACCTGACAACAgatcaaaagaagaagttattgtggggaaagaagaaaagcacAGCAGCAGAAGAG ACTGCTCATCGTTGGGATAGTGCTAGTGCGCTAATTGGTGACCCTGAACGACAAGAAAAGTTCAACAAACTTATG GGTGTGAAAGCGAGTACGGTAAACCAAGAGCAGAACCTAAGCGAAGTGGAGGTGGAGAAGCAGAAAGAGTTGCAGATGGATTTAGAGAAGCAGTACACAGCGGGATTAAGGAGGAGAGATGGACGAACCGTAGGGTTAGGTCTTtga